The DNA window CGGGTTTTTCATGATTTTTGATTTGAGGTCGTAAACCTGCCTAATGATTTCCGGAGTAACGACATCCCAGACCTTGCCTGAAGTAATCACTATTCCATTATTGATGAATAAGAGCCTGTCTGAAATCTCGACCGCCTGATTTATATCGTGGAAGATCGCTATCGCACTTAGTCCCTTTGCGCGGACGAGATCAGTCGCGATTTTTCCTACTCTTCTTGCGTGCCCCGGGTCCAGATGAGTTGTGAACTCGTCCATAAGAAGTATCTTTCCTTCCTGGGCAAGAGCCTTTGCGATTATTAC is part of the Mesotoga infera genome and encodes:
- a CDS encoding ABC transporter ATP-binding protein — protein: VIIAKALAQEGKILLMDEFTTHLDPGHARRVGKIATDLVRAKGLSAIAIFHDINQAVEISDRLLFINNGIVITSGKVWDVVTPEIIRQVYDLKSKIMKNPISGLPLVVFHD